The nucleotide sequence GTCGCCAAACCCGCCGGGATGAGCTTTCACAGCGAATCCGGGGCCGGGTTCGTCGTGCAGGCTGCCGAGCTCACCGGATGCCCCCTCTACCCCGTCCACCGCCTCGACAAGATGACCTCCGGGCTTGTCATCCTCGCCAAGAGCAGCGAAGCGGCTGCCGCCTTTACGGCACTGTTCGAAACCCGCTCTGTCGAGAAGTACTACCTCGCGCTCAGCCTGCGCAAACCGAAAAAGAAGCAGGGGTGGATCAAGGGCGACATGGCCAAAGCGCGCCGCGGCGACTGGAAGCTGCTCAAGACGATGGAGAACCCGGCGGTGACCCGCTTCATCTCCGCCCCCCTGCACGAGGGGGAGCGCGCCTTCCTCGTCAAACCCTACACCGGCAAGACCCACCAGATCCGCGTGGCACTGAAAAGCCTGGGCTCCCCCATCGCCGGGGACATCCGATACGCCGACAAGACAGAAGCGGACAAAGAGGCGCGCGGCTATCTGCACGCCTACGCCCTGCGCTTCACCTACAACGGCGAGCTTT is from Sulfurimonas sp. HSL-1656 and encodes:
- a CDS encoding TIGR01621 family pseudouridine synthase: MILVFDHHDFAVVAKPAGMSFHSESGAGFVVQAAELTGCPLYPVHRLDKMTSGLVILAKSSEAAAAFTALFETRSVEKYYLALSLRKPKKKQGWIKGDMAKARRGDWKLLKTMENPAVTRFISAPLHEGERAFLVKPYTGKTHQIRVALKSLGSPIAGDIRYADKTEADKEARGYLHAYALRFTYNGELFSFTLPPDEGERFLSPAFTDLLQTWQAPWEHFPEKK